From Arcticibacter tournemirensis, one genomic window encodes:
- a CDS encoding DUF4249 domain-containing protein encodes MRRKELIKAVILPVIVLICMTSCKEPYYPDVDKSGAYYLVVEGTIFNGDNKTVIKLSRTADLKDTKVKGEAKAILTVEDEDNSKFGLAEEENGVYSATLTNLQVDKKYRLRIKTSNGKEYLSDFVALKNTPEIDSVTWAKNADGVSISVNAHDDENRGRYYRWLYEQTWEFHSPYISNYDYEEPFIIDRINSNDIFQCWKSQSSSTVIIKSTVNLSKDQVDHYQLLNIPMNSWYLSVLYSVLVKQYVMTQEEYQYWQKIKKNTEELGSIFDPQPSEIPGNIHCVSDKDEVVIGYVGACVPRERRIFISNAQVQPWRYRPDCFTVDVLDNPDSLKAAFHGGQVDPVGKYFRDGQTRYTGASVTCIDCTLSGTNKKPSFWP; translated from the coding sequence ATGCGAAGAAAGGAATTAATAAAAGCGGTTATATTACCGGTCATCGTATTGATCTGTATGACATCCTGTAAAGAGCCATATTATCCGGATGTGGATAAGTCAGGGGCATATTATCTGGTGGTTGAAGGAACGATCTTTAATGGAGATAATAAAACCGTCATCAAACTTTCGAGAACAGCAGATCTGAAGGATACTAAAGTTAAGGGAGAGGCCAAAGCCATTTTGACAGTAGAGGACGAAGATAACAGTAAGTTTGGTTTAGCTGAAGAGGAAAACGGCGTTTATTCGGCCACCCTGACTAATTTACAGGTGGATAAGAAATACAGGCTGAGGATCAAAACGTCTAATGGGAAAGAGTATCTTTCTGATTTTGTTGCATTAAAGAATACGCCGGAAATTGATAGCGTTACCTGGGCAAAAAATGCAGATGGTGTTTCAATAAGCGTCAATGCTCATGATGATGAAAATCGTGGGCGCTACTACCGATGGCTGTATGAACAGACCTGGGAGTTCCATTCTCCGTATATTTCTAATTATGATTATGAGGAGCCTTTTATTATTGACCGGATCAACAGCAATGATATTTTTCAGTGCTGGAAGAGTCAAAGTTCTTCTACTGTAATTATCAAATCGACTGTAAACCTGAGTAAAGATCAGGTTGATCACTATCAACTTTTAAATATCCCGATGAATTCATGGTATTTGAGCGTTTTATACAGTGTTTTGGTAAAACAGTATGTGATGACCCAAGAAGAATATCAGTACTGGCAGAAAATAAAGAAGAATACGGAAGAACTTGGGAGTATATTCGATCCTCAACCTTCCGAAATACCGGGGAATATCCATTGCGTTTCTGATAAAGATGAAGTGGTAATTGGATATGTAGGAGCTTGTGTTCCACGTGAGAGAAGGATCTTCATATCCAATGCCCAGGTTCAGCCATGGCGTTATAGGCCTGATTGCTTTACCGTTGATGTGCTGGATAACCCGGATAGTTTGAAAGCTGCTTTTCATGGGGGCCAGGTTGATCCTGTAGGTAAATATTTTAGGGACGGCCAAACCCGATATACGGGGGCTTCCGTTACATGCATTGATTGCACATTGAGCGGCACAAATAAAAAACCATCATTCTGGCCATAA
- a CDS encoding TonB-dependent receptor — protein sequence MICELIYAQETKENITGTFNHLTLGQFVKELENKGGYTFYYDPEHRDSLSVNIEVSQVSLDSLLAKAFRNTFYYFLVDQEEKNVFITYKRRMDAALSPVLLSISSRPGAVFRKEVIPNSEASNEERPAVKATLENKIYEIGIKTSTFESGEASLSGYVRHARTGEPLTGVSVKAEPSKSGTVTDQYGYYSLQLPKGHYMLAISGIGIRNTRRQIDLYGNGRLNIEALDQVQTLKEVVISSEKVRNIKNVQLGVEKLTLQNIKQVPTVFGEADVLRVVLTLPGVKSVGEASTGFNVRGGATDQNLILYNGATIYNPSHFFGFFSAFNPESVKDVELYKSSIPAYYGGRLSSVLEVNTRDGNKKKFTGSAGIGLLTSRFNVEGPLVKDKTSFMIGGRTTYSNWLLKALPGKAEYKGSKASFSDLDVHLSHQFNEGNSLYVTGYYSKDKSNLNSDTTYSYNNQSLSVKWKHVFGNKLFSVFTAGYDNYGYNNFSDISRAESYTMEFNINQASFKTDFNWYPSQKHTINAGVSGIYYKLNPGTFDPRGGESLIIRQDIEDERGLENALYVNDKFDITSGLSINAGIRYSIYQSLGPKTVNKYSPGLPLEEANTLESVTYGRNKAIKTYHGPEYRISARYIFENELSVKAGYNTMRQYIHMLSNTTAIAPTDIWKLSDYNIKPQYGDQFALGIYKNFKSNTIETSVEVYYKTDAGLP from the coding sequence ATGATTTGCGAGTTAATCTACGCACAGGAAACAAAGGAAAATATCACAGGTACATTTAATCATCTGACGCTGGGTCAGTTCGTCAAAGAACTGGAAAATAAAGGTGGTTATACTTTTTATTATGACCCGGAACATCGGGATTCATTATCGGTAAACATTGAAGTGTCGCAGGTATCCCTGGATAGCCTTTTAGCGAAGGCGTTTAGAAATACTTTTTATTACTTTCTTGTCGATCAGGAAGAGAAAAATGTTTTTATCACCTATAAAAGACGGATGGATGCCGCCCTTTCCCCTGTTCTTCTTTCAATTAGCAGCCGGCCGGGGGCTGTATTCCGGAAAGAGGTTATTCCCAACAGTGAGGCTTCGAATGAAGAACGACCTGCTGTGAAGGCTACGCTGGAGAATAAAATATATGAAATAGGGATAAAGACCTCAACTTTTGAAAGTGGAGAAGCGAGCCTGTCCGGATATGTCAGACACGCAAGAACGGGCGAACCACTAACGGGGGTCTCCGTTAAAGCGGAGCCTTCCAAATCTGGCACTGTGACTGATCAGTATGGATATTATTCACTGCAGTTGCCCAAAGGCCATTACATGCTCGCAATAAGCGGGATTGGGATAAGGAATACGCGTCGTCAGATCGATTTATACGGCAATGGGCGGTTGAATATTGAGGCCCTGGATCAGGTACAAACTTTAAAGGAAGTGGTAATATCATCTGAAAAAGTCCGGAATATTAAAAATGTGCAGTTAGGAGTTGAAAAACTGACATTGCAGAATATTAAACAGGTACCAACAGTTTTTGGAGAGGCTGACGTGCTTCGTGTGGTATTAACTTTACCGGGAGTTAAATCTGTGGGAGAAGCAAGTACCGGATTTAATGTGAGAGGAGGCGCGACGGATCAGAATTTGATTCTTTATAACGGAGCTACAATCTACAACCCTTCTCATTTCTTCGGGTTCTTTTCTGCTTTTAATCCCGAAAGTGTAAAGGATGTGGAACTTTATAAAAGCAGTATTCCTGCCTATTATGGGGGAAGGCTTTCTTCTGTTCTTGAAGTGAACACAAGGGATGGCAATAAAAAGAAATTTACGGGATCGGCAGGTATAGGTCTTTTGACAAGCAGATTTAATGTAGAAGGGCCTTTAGTGAAAGATAAGACTTCTTTCATGATCGGAGGCAGAACCACGTATTCCAACTGGCTACTGAAAGCTCTTCCCGGAAAAGCAGAATATAAGGGAAGTAAGGCTTCTTTTTCGGATCTTGATGTACATCTAAGCCATCAATTCAATGAAGGGAATAGTTTGTATGTTACCGGCTACTACAGCAAAGATAAATCAAATCTGAACAGTGATACGACGTATAGTTACAACAACCAAAGTTTGTCTGTTAAATGGAAACATGTGTTCGGAAACAAGTTGTTCAGTGTTTTTACGGCGGGATATGACAACTATGGCTATAATAACTTTAGTGACATTTCGAGGGCAGAATCCTATACTATGGAGTTTAATATCAATCAGGCATCTTTTAAAACTGACTTTAACTGGTACCCCAGCCAGAAGCATACCATTAATGCCGGAGTATCTGGGATCTATTACAAACTGAATCCCGGTACGTTTGATCCCCGGGGCGGTGAGTCTTTAATTATCAGACAGGATATAGAAGATGAAAGAGGCCTGGAGAATGCACTGTATGTGAATGATAAATTTGACATTACTTCGGGTTTGTCTATTAATGCGGGGATACGATACTCCATTTATCAGAGCCTGGGCCCTAAAACAGTGAATAAGTATTCTCCCGGTTTGCCCCTGGAAGAAGCTAATACCCTTGAATCTGTAACGTATGGGCGTAATAAGGCTATTAAGACCTATCATGGTCCCGAATACCGGATCTCGGCCAGGTACATATTTGAAAATGAACTTTCTGTTAAAGCGGGTTATAATACCATGAGGCAATATATTCACATGCTTTCCAATACAACTGCCATTGCTCCGACTGATATATGGAAATTGAGTGACTATAATATTAAGCCTCAGTACGGAGACCAGTTTGCCCTCGGCATATATAAGAATTTTAAATCAAACACGATAGAGACGTCTGTAGAGGTATATTATAAAACGGATGCAGGACTACCTTGA
- a CDS encoding toxin-antitoxin system YwqK family antitoxin, with protein sequence MMLQKYLIVPFLLLLSINNRAQTRRYYLGPGNEIVSDSTKAEFYILVEYDKTDSTWKMQQYTLSDTLRVIGSFKDEQLKVPHGKFVVYNLFRISSQRKYSPLSKRIETEIIPLRYYIADSGAYVNGQKEGEWTHFFSDGRIEYIYTYKGDQLNGRFRSYNYTTQKILIEGNYENGSKEGKWLTFAASGDILVEDTYKNNILRKSLHRPSKLKASEQYKYTGGVPGYNFNSYLSEAVDNSNFGDARGRLTLSCTLNKNGKLIVSNFLSQSYFADEIILDAIFAVENAPSWKPAKIKDQLVEISIPVTISIPEKTIEWGDSEQAKRVSEKLFKPMISGF encoded by the coding sequence ATGATGCTGCAAAAATATCTTATCGTTCCTTTTCTGCTACTCCTTTCGATCAACAACAGAGCTCAAACCCGCCGGTATTACCTGGGCCCTGGCAATGAAATTGTGAGTGATTCAACAAAAGCGGAGTTCTATATTCTGGTTGAATACGATAAAACGGATTCAACCTGGAAAATGCAACAATATACACTCTCTGATACTTTGCGGGTTATCGGCAGCTTCAAAGACGAGCAACTTAAAGTGCCGCATGGGAAATTTGTGGTGTATAATCTGTTTCGGATTTCATCACAAAGAAAATATAGCCCATTAAGCAAACGCATTGAGACAGAGATAATTCCCCTAAGATACTACATAGCAGATTCGGGGGCCTATGTAAACGGACAAAAGGAGGGTGAGTGGACGCATTTTTTTTCAGACGGACGCATTGAGTATATATATACCTACAAAGGTGATCAGTTGAATGGCAGATTTAGAAGCTATAACTACACTACTCAAAAAATACTGATAGAGGGAAACTATGAGAACGGCTCTAAGGAGGGGAAGTGGTTGACGTTTGCTGCATCTGGTGATATACTTGTGGAAGATACCTACAAGAACAATATTCTGCGTAAGTCCCTCCATCGTCCATCAAAGCTTAAGGCAAGTGAACAATATAAATATACAGGAGGCGTGCCGGGCTACAATTTTAATAGTTATTTGTCAGAAGCGGTAGATAATAGTAATTTCGGAGACGCCAGAGGCAGATTAACGCTATCCTGCACACTTAATAAAAATGGAAAGCTAATTGTTTCTAACTTCTTATCCCAATCTTATTTTGCAGACGAAATTATACTTGACGCCATATTTGCTGTAGAGAATGCACCGTCGTGGAAACCGGCGAAAATCAAAGATCAACTGGTTGAAATCAGTATTCCGGTAACTATTTCGATCCCCGAAAAGACTATTGAATGGGGAGATAGTGAGCAGGCAAAACGGGTCTCCGAGAAGCTTTTCAAACCAATGATATCTGGCTTCTGA
- a CDS encoding TolB family protein, giving the protein MIRDKDEKKVLTLIIFFLTLILQSCNDQPDIKRDEGLHSMTLSADGANIVFSWVNNGQASVYQANIDGSEPEILAESEAGISFLNPKVSTSGNKIVFVGFEEGAVNSSVWMINKDGSGMKQLTDNKTIRTEAMFSLSEDSVFFCQANDYKSYSPIGRRAAHSYDIYSLSMANGVVDKITNLASYGLYYITNFSNNEIIFNSIDTEEGLFIFSKSGDSIRRIIPRNKGDRDMLSYSNPVVIDSTLIACSSYYELLLIDLKTGEEKEIGRSPSGEFRSLSFNKGDKRLYFIVSGKKNRVFSINLDGTGLNEIPLDIK; this is encoded by the coding sequence ATGATACGAGACAAGGACGAGAAGAAAGTATTGACATTAATCATCTTTTTTCTGACTTTAATTCTACAATCTTGCAATGATCAACCTGATATAAAACGAGACGAAGGTTTGCATAGTATGACCTTATCAGCCGATGGAGCTAATATTGTTTTTTCGTGGGTGAATAATGGACAAGCGTCTGTATATCAAGCAAACATCGACGGGTCTGAACCCGAGATTCTGGCAGAATCAGAAGCTGGCATTTCGTTTTTAAATCCCAAAGTCTCCACAAGTGGTAATAAGATAGTTTTTGTCGGATTTGAAGAAGGTGCTGTAAATAGTTCGGTATGGATGATAAATAAGGATGGAAGCGGAATGAAGCAACTTACAGATAACAAGACTATACGTACAGAAGCAATGTTCTCTTTGTCTGAAGATAGCGTTTTCTTTTGTCAGGCGAATGATTATAAAAGCTATTCCCCTATTGGGAGACGTGCAGCTCATAGCTATGATATTTATTCATTATCTATGGCCAATGGGGTAGTTGATAAAATAACGAACCTTGCTTCATATGGGTTGTATTATATTACAAATTTCTCAAATAATGAGATTATATTTAACTCTATTGATACAGAGGAAGGGCTCTTTATATTTTCGAAATCAGGCGATTCAATCAGACGAATTATTCCCCGAAATAAAGGAGACAGAGATATGTTAAGTTATTCTAACCCCGTTGTGATAGATTCTACTTTAATTGCTTGTTCCTCATATTATGAACTTCTTTTAATAGACCTAAAGACAGGCGAAGAAAAAGAAATCGGACGAAGTCCCTCCGGGGAATTTAGAAGTTTGAGTTTTAATAAGGGAGACAAACGACTTTATTTTATCGTTTCCGGAAAAAAAAACCGGGTATTTTCCATCAACCTGGATGGGACAGGACTCAATGAAATTCCATTGGACATTAAGTGA
- a CDS encoding DUF6443 domain-containing protein, with protein sequence MNRLITLYTASLLLLFTGKAGAQTITKPSCKQTEIIRVENVKTGGQIYSLTAEQKTVILEYADGQSRRIQTVTQKGSPLQKDIVQPVAFDQYGLQPVTYLPYVSTSSDGSYQAGALNAQSSYYANGSSDKVADDNKPYTRIQYENSPLTRLLTEGSPGEGYQPGQHARSVTYRTNTLAEGVRIWKEDGSSPSVYSAGQLSVTESTDESGNITLQFKNKEGQEVLRRRQADETVNGVTETFYDIYYIYNAAGNVRYTLPPKAVSQMKGSGSWQLTAALLSDLVYSYTYDGQGRLSEKKAPGGAPVYIIYDPLDRPLLVQDGNLRAQNKWRYSKYDSRQRIISEGIYTDATRTTPAAMQSYVNTQDFSTAYCEERQGGTAFGYSNQQFPTSGTQPLLYYYYDNYDLNNDGTADYSYQAQSLAGEAAPLYRVRGQLTAFRKRIMGTETWLTSVTFYDKRGNAIQELSNNQLQASMSDTKTTVHDFTGNVLKAKTIKSHATGSTTILSTLSYDPAGRLKSIDDSYNGAAAIRVASYEYNELGQLTDKKLHSTNGGSTYLQSVDYRYNIRGSLISINNSSLTADERNDETNDVFGMEMLYEQADAGLGNSVSYTGMITAVKWKSRDPSGGTPKERSYRFAYDKLYRLKEALYQERVPGGSWTANGAYDEKNIRYDQNGNILTLQRNAYIAGSVTMIDNLAYSYSGNRLENLSDGGSSALGYRNLTGSASVYSYDAAGNLTGDPKKGLSQTYNELGRTEKITITTATGRYIRYTYDGSGTLIKKQQYDGNTLQKTTDYIESFVYENGTLSYFAMAEGRVRNTGSSLKAEYMIRDYQGNVRVSFEEQNGQAAVRQENSYYPYGLVMPGGTLPTQPNKNLYNGGSEWQNDYGDLPDYYQTFYRMYDAAVGRFMGMDPLADYYAYQSPYQYGGNNPVMYNDPLGDKQAPLDETLEGGWGRYGGTITFTEGGGMQTTLFRNEGDVWDAMKSYMDGFQAWGKNGANDEYTAAKEFASNMNEVKSGSMTFREKDGSYFLFSNTAKTDVATGTAIRGGVELVQYGLIPEDPIAANSAGPVYDGAGYFGSNFIGPGPDVDPGSLGLRPKDMIDRAAFYHDRAYFHAKASGISGALFNHSPAVAMADKILYTEALRVSRLYKEGGHIDPVTQLPISQYTYSEANAIIGAFGTISFFKTPLSTAQQRINNWYNNLLGGW encoded by the coding sequence ATGAACCGTCTCATAACCCTCTATACAGCCAGCCTGCTCCTGCTGTTCACCGGCAAAGCCGGGGCACAGACCATCACCAAACCCTCCTGCAAACAAACCGAGATCATCCGGGTAGAAAATGTGAAAACAGGAGGTCAGATATACAGTCTGACAGCAGAGCAGAAGACCGTCATCCTCGAATATGCCGACGGGCAGTCCCGGCGGATCCAGACCGTAACACAGAAAGGGAGCCCCTTGCAGAAAGATATCGTGCAGCCGGTAGCCTTTGACCAGTACGGGCTGCAGCCGGTAACCTACCTGCCCTATGTTTCCACCAGCAGCGATGGCTCCTATCAGGCTGGTGCCCTGAACGCACAGTCCTCCTACTACGCCAACGGCAGCAGCGACAAAGTTGCCGACGATAACAAGCCGTACACCCGTATTCAATACGAAAACAGCCCCCTGACTAGGCTGCTGACAGAAGGCAGTCCCGGGGAAGGGTACCAGCCGGGTCAGCATGCCCGTTCGGTGACCTACCGGACCAATACCCTTGCCGAGGGGGTGCGTATCTGGAAAGAAGACGGCAGCAGCCCTTCGGTGTACAGTGCCGGGCAGCTGTCAGTCACCGAAAGTACTGACGAAAGCGGAAACATAACCTTGCAGTTCAAGAACAAAGAAGGTCAGGAAGTCCTTCGCCGCCGTCAGGCAGACGAAACGGTAAACGGCGTAACAGAAACCTTCTACGATATCTATTATATTTATAATGCAGCAGGGAATGTGCGCTACACCCTGCCCCCCAAAGCCGTATCGCAGATGAAGGGCAGCGGAAGCTGGCAGCTCACGGCCGCTTTGCTTTCCGACCTGGTGTACAGCTATACCTACGACGGGCAGGGCCGCCTGAGCGAAAAGAAGGCCCCCGGCGGCGCCCCGGTGTATATCATTTATGACCCGCTGGACCGCCCGTTGCTGGTACAGGACGGGAACCTCCGGGCCCAGAACAAATGGCGCTACAGCAAGTACGACAGCCGGCAGCGTATCATCAGCGAAGGCATCTATACCGATGCCACCCGGACTACCCCCGCTGCGATGCAGTCCTACGTCAACACCCAGGATTTCAGCACGGCCTACTGCGAAGAGCGGCAGGGCGGCACGGCGTTCGGGTACAGCAACCAGCAGTTCCCCACGAGCGGCACCCAGCCCCTTCTCTATTATTACTACGATAACTACGATCTGAACAATGACGGCACGGCCGATTACAGCTACCAGGCGCAGTCGCTGGCGGGCGAAGCCGCCCCTCTTTACCGGGTACGCGGCCAGCTCACGGCATTCAGGAAGCGGATCATGGGCACGGAGACCTGGCTGACCAGCGTGACCTTTTACGACAAGCGGGGGAATGCCATCCAGGAGCTCAGCAATAACCAGCTTCAGGCATCCATGTCAGACACCAAAACAACAGTACATGACTTCACCGGGAATGTCCTGAAGGCGAAGACCATAAAATCCCACGCCACCGGGAGTACCACCATCCTGAGCACCCTCAGCTATGACCCTGCAGGCAGGCTGAAGTCCATCGACGACAGCTATAATGGGGCAGCTGCCATCCGGGTGGCCAGCTACGAGTACAATGAGCTGGGCCAGCTGACCGACAAGAAGCTACACTCCACCAACGGGGGAAGCACGTACCTGCAGTCTGTAGACTACCGCTACAACATCCGGGGAAGCCTGATTAGCATCAACAACAGCAGCCTGACGGCCGATGAGAGGAATGACGAGACCAATGATGTGTTCGGCATGGAAATGCTCTATGAGCAGGCGGATGCGGGACTGGGCAACAGCGTATCCTATACCGGAATGATTACAGCGGTCAAATGGAAGTCCAGAGACCCCTCAGGGGGTACCCCCAAAGAACGGAGCTACCGTTTTGCGTACGACAAGCTGTACCGGTTGAAAGAGGCCCTGTACCAGGAACGCGTACCGGGGGGCAGCTGGACGGCCAACGGGGCCTATGACGAGAAGAACATCCGCTATGACCAGAACGGGAATATCCTTACCTTGCAGCGGAATGCGTATATCGCAGGATCAGTTACGATGATAGATAACCTGGCATACAGCTATAGCGGGAACCGTCTGGAAAACCTCAGCGACGGGGGCAGCTCGGCATTGGGTTACCGGAACCTGACGGGCTCGGCATCCGTCTATAGCTATGATGCCGCGGGCAATTTGACCGGAGACCCTAAGAAAGGGCTCAGCCAGACCTATAACGAGCTGGGGCGGACAGAGAAGATCACCATCACCACGGCAACGGGAAGATATATCCGCTATACCTATGACGGCAGCGGGACGCTGATCAAAAAGCAGCAGTACGATGGCAACACGCTGCAGAAGACCACCGACTATATAGAAAGCTTTGTGTACGAGAACGGCACCCTCAGTTACTTCGCGATGGCCGAAGGGCGGGTACGCAATACAGGCAGCAGCCTGAAGGCAGAATACATGATCAGGGACTACCAGGGGAACGTACGGGTGAGCTTTGAGGAGCAGAACGGTCAGGCGGCGGTGCGGCAGGAGAACAGTTACTACCCTTACGGGCTGGTGATGCCCGGAGGTACCTTACCTACCCAGCCAAATAAAAACCTGTATAATGGCGGCTCGGAATGGCAGAACGACTACGGGGACTTGCCGGACTACTACCAGACGTTCTACCGGATGTACGATGCGGCAGTAGGGCGCTTCATGGGGATGGACCCTCTGGCGGATTACTATGCCTACCAGAGCCCTTATCAGTACGGAGGTAATAACCCGGTGATGTATAATGACCCGCTGGGAGATAAACAAGCCCCGTTAGATGAGACCCTGGAAGGAGGATGGGGCCGCTATGGAGGGACCATCACGTTCACGGAAGGCGGGGGAATGCAAACGACGTTGTTCAGGAACGAAGGAGACGTGTGGGACGCTATGAAGTCCTATATGGACGGCTTCCAGGCCTGGGGGAAGAACGGGGCGAATGACGAATATACAGCAGCAAAAGAGTTCGCCAGTAACATGAATGAAGTGAAAAGTGGAAGTATGACATTCAGAGAAAAGGATGGCAGCTATTTCCTGTTTTCCAATACGGCAAAGACGGACGTTGCAACAGGAACAGCGATCAGAGGAGGTGTGGAACTGGTCCAGTATGGCTTGATACCGGAGGATCCGATTGCTGCTAACTCGGCGGGACCGGTGTATGATGGGGCAGGATATTTTGGATCGAATTTCATTGGCCCAGGACCAGATGTAGATCCTGGCTCCCTTGGACTGAGGCCAAAAGATATGATAGATCGGGCAGCTTTCTATCATGATCGCGCATATTTTCATGCAAAAGCATCTGGTATATCAGGTGCACTTTTTAATCATTCTCCGGCAGTAGCAATGGCCGATAAAATATTATACACGGAAGCATTAAGGGTCTCAAGGCTATACAAAGAAGGGGGACATATAGACCCTGTTACCCAATTGCCTATAAGCCAGTACACATATAGTGAAGCTAATGCTATTATCGGTGCTTTCGGAACAATATCCTTTTTTAAAACGCCACTTTCTACTGCTCAGCAGAGAATAAACAACTGGTATAATAATCTACTTGGTGGATGGTAA